The following proteins come from a genomic window of Misgurnus anguillicaudatus chromosome 10, ASM2758022v2, whole genome shotgun sequence:
- the scmh1 gene encoding polycomb protein SCMH1, which produces MKKPVPQKAIEWKDGRRIKHPRSGRPSRVPSQYQGLFSWEKYLKETGAIAAPAHCFRQSTTPPVNEFKPGMKLEARDPRNTTSTCIATVVGLTGSRLRLRLDGSDNKNDFWRLVDTLEIQPIGNCEKNGGMLQPPLGFRLNASSWPMFLLKTLNGAEIAPARIFHKEEPAAPEQNFFQVGMKLEAVDRKNPHFICPATVGALRGGEVLVTFDGWRGAFDYYCRYDSRDIFPVGWCTLTGDNLQPPGTKVGLPKVLGAPGALPDGSIELMAVPLIPDRLPPQKRKPGRKKTKVSGPWGQKVPIGKDPETIKIPKKRGPKPGSKLGWAKRAAWLEGVIAGPGRPRGRLPNNWTPTLQENEMEPIKIPKKRGPKPGSKRKSRLMPNPIPTSPSSSTPEPDTSSVPLDNATIPSAALQAPTVCLYLNKYGNVGPHLDARRIQSLPDHFGPGRASSVLQQCVQACVDCAHNQTTVFSCLKPGHGGELVSAYFEQQHHTLTLPAVNSVMYVLRFLENLCHNLHCDPLFSSQPVPLGGVHYDSRTYTERRNFSESLSSGPGRGTKRFLQHDTYGNNPVPHKITKNHRLSSEEPFLMENGIGSSEVLEKTHLPPGHMRPLSQSLSSPGQLHRLGSTGSERFLSSRESPRPSGQDPDLWTVEDVMQFIRDIDPQLGPHADLFRKHEIDGKALLLLRSDVMMKYMGLKLGPALKLTFHIDRLKQGR; this is translated from the exons ATGAAGAAACCTGTACCACAGAAAG CTATTGAGTGGAAAGATGGCAGGAGGATCAAGCATCCTCGCAGTGGTCGCCCATCTCGAGTGCCATCACAGTACCAAG GACTTTTTAGCTGGGAAAAGTACCTGAAAGAGACTGGAGCAATCGCTGCCCCTGCCCACTGCTTTAGACAG AGCACTACCCCTCCTGTAAACGAGTTTAAGCCAGGTATGAAGCTGGAAGCTCGGGATCCCAGAAACACTACATCCACCTGCATTGCCACTGTGGTGGGCTTGACAGGCTCTCGTCTCCGTCTGCGATTGGATGGCAGCGACAACAAGAATGACTTCTGGCGCCTTGTGGACACTTTAGAGATCCAACCCATTGGGAATTGTGAGAAGAACGGAGGCATGTTGCAGCCACCGCTGG GATTTCGTCTGAATGCCTCGTCATGGCCCATGTTCTTACTAAAAACACTCAATGGAGCGGAAATTGCCCCAGCCCGAATCTTTCACAAG GAGGAGCCAGCGGCCCCAGAACAGAACTTTTTTCAGGTGGGGATGAAGCTGGAGGCAGTGGATAGAAAGAACCCTCATTTCATCTGTCCTGCCACAGTGGGTGCGCTGCGGGGCGGGGAGGTGCTGGTCACCTTCGACGGCTGGCGGGGCGCCTTCGATTACTACTGCCGATATGACTCCAGAGATATCTTCCCTGTGGGCTGGTGCACGCTTACCGGAGACAACCTTCAGCCACCCGGCACAAAAG TCGGGTTACCCAAGGTGTTGGGCGCACCTGGTGCCCTGCCGGATGGTAGTATAGAGCTGATGGCCGTGCCACTTATACCAGACAGACTACCACCCCAGAAGCGTAAGCCCGGTCGCAAGAAAACCAAAGTATCTGGGCCCTGGGGTCAAAAAGTACCGATAGGGAAAGATCCAGAAACTATCAAAATCCCCAAAAAACGAGGCCCTAAACCAGGAAGCAAG CTGGGCTGGGCTAAGAGAGCAGCATGGCTAGAAGGTGTAATTGCAGGTCCAGGTAGACCTAGAGGCAGACTACCAAACAACTGGACCCCGACGTTACAGGAAAATGAGATGGAGCCAATCAAGATACCAAAAAAGAGAGGCCCCAAACCAGGCAGCAAG AGAAAGTCCCGGTTGATGCCCAACCCTATTCCCACCTCTCCAAGCAGTAGCACTCCAGAGCCAGACACCAGCTCAGTTCCACTGGACAATGCCACCATTCCTAGTGCTGCCCTACAGGCACCTACAG TGTGTCTATACCTGAATAAGTATGGCAACGTGGGTCCACATCTGGACGCACGGCGAATCCAGTCCCTGCCAGATCACTTCGGCCCCGGCCGAGCATCCTCGGTACTGCAgcaatgtgttcaggcctgtgTTGACTGCGCACATAACCAGACCACAGTCTTCTCCTGTCTCAAACCAGGCCATGGGGGAGAGCTCGTATCAG CTTACTTTGAGCAACAGCACCACACTCTGACACTGCCGGCGGTGAACAGCGTGATGTACGTGCTACGCTTCCTGGAGAATCTCTGTCACAACCTGCACTGTGACCCATTGTTTAGTAGCCAGCCCGTCCCTCTGGGAGGAGTTCACTACGACAGCAGAACTTATACAG AAAGGAGAAACTTTTCAGAAAGTCTGAGTTCTGGACCTGGTCGAGGTACTAAGAGGTTTCTCCAACACGACACATACGGCAACAATCCTGTACCGCACAAAATAACTAAAAACCACCGTCTCTCCTCAGAAG AGCCTTTTCTGATGGAGAATGGGATCGGCAGCTCAGAGGTCTTGGAGAAAACACATTTGCCTCCTGGACACATGCGTCCACTTTCTCAGAGCCTTAGCTCACCGGGGCAGCTACATCGTCTGGGATCAACTG GTTCAGAGCGTTTCCTGAGCTCAAGAGAAAGCCCACGACCCAGCGGACAGGACCCTGACCTGTGGACTGTGGAGGACGTCATGCAATTCATCAGAGACATCGACCCTCAACTCGGACCACACGCAGACCTCTTCCGTAAACAT GAAATTGATGGCAAAGCTCTACTTCTGCTCCGCAGTGATGTCATGATGAAATATATGGGGCTAAAGTTGGGTCCCGCTCTCAAACTCACTTTCCATATTGACAGACTGAAACAGGGCCGTTGA
- the cited4b gene encoding cbp/p300-interacting transactivator 4b — MAEHMMMPINHGQGNASLHGYRMGMNGGLQAGPQQHGPQPGLRAMPNGQMMHYGAGPQGNMDAAMRQRSNMVGPMNGQMGHHQMQSASMMFNNQGQPQQHHIQQHQQHQQQHHHMHQAQQQQQQQQPPQQQQQQYMTGGLTSQQLMASMHLQKLNTQYHGHPLGHMNGNHMGNGAQFRVGQAQLANMQHMSGPALGLNNFDAELIDEEVLTSLVIELGLDRVQELPELFLGQNEFDFISDFVSKQQQSTVSC; from the coding sequence ATGGCAGAACACATGATGATGCCAATAAACCACGGTCAGGGAAACGCAAGTCTGCATGGCTACCGGATGGGCATGAACGGAGGCCTGCAGGCAGGCCCCCAACAGCACGGACCCCAGCCCGGCCTCCGAGCGATGCCCAACGGACAGATGATGCACTATGGAGCGGGGCCTCAGGGAAACATGGATGCCGCCATGCGTCAGCGGTCCAACATGGTCGGACCTATGAACGGACAGATGGGCCACCACCAAATGCAGTCGGCTAGCATGATGTTTAACAATCAGGGCCAGCCTCAGCAACATCACATTCAGCAGCATCAACAGCATCAACAACAACACCACCACATGCATCAGGCgcagcaacaacaacagcagcagcagcccccacagcagcagcaacaacagTACATGACCGGGGGTCTCACATCCCAACAGCTTATGGCCAGCATGCACCTTCAGAAACTCAACACCCAGTACCATGGACACCCGCTGGGACACATGAACGGCAACCACATGGGCAACGGGGCACAGTTTAGGGTGGGTCAGGCCCAGCTGGCCAACATGCAACACATGTCTGGACCTGCTCTCGGTTTAAACAATTTCGATGCCGAATTAATCGACGAAGAGGTTTTGACGTCGCTGGTCATCGAGCTGGGACTGGATAGGGTGCAAGAGCTTCCTGAACTCTTCCTGGGACAAAACGAGTTTGACTTTATTTCGGATTTCGTGAGCAAACAGCAACAGAGCACAGTTAGCTGCTGA